Proteins encoded together in one Thermococcus gammatolerans EJ3 window:
- a CDS encoding sugar ABC transporter permease produces MFDFHFRNRRELFKALLATALAIIVMGIILFPVYYVFTVSLKPQGTLASTSLDLLPDQMTLQNYKEVMFGHKDATVKTKVFNITSSRGKLIGTEYTIEYMDGVLYGKYRGLPPRFNLKYISHLKVEGANRSVENGQVQYLGGKFVSMDAKRIMVSLASLRREYLYLTAKEVRITVNGKTGIPLDGFTKVGNNTYVGRDVTLKIPDRVRLDSEEGHFEARDFYYVFINQIGGGFFGYLKRSLIIASLTVVLTLLFAVPAAYAFSRLKFFGREHILYFYLMFTQVSGGLGIAGLVALYGMLVKLDLTNNIYVLPLIYAAGGVPFNTWLLKSYLDSISPDFDEAALVDGANYLQIIWHVLLPMALPGIATVAIFAFIGGWTELILASLLIDNESKYPLTVWLYSMLNDLRNVSWNQFSAAALLFALPVFIMFLLAQNYIKSGLTVGGLKE; encoded by the coding sequence ATGTTCGATTTCCACTTCAGGAACAGAAGGGAGCTTTTTAAGGCCCTCCTCGCAACGGCCCTGGCTATAATCGTCATGGGTATAATTCTCTTTCCCGTGTATTATGTGTTCACGGTCTCACTTAAGCCCCAAGGAACGCTCGCCTCGACGTCTCTCGACCTCTTACCGGACCAGATGACACTCCAGAACTACAAAGAGGTAATGTTTGGCCACAAGGATGCGACCGTAAAGACCAAGGTCTTCAACATAACTTCCTCAAGGGGCAAGCTCATCGGAACGGAATACACCATAGAGTACATGGACGGCGTGCTCTACGGGAAGTACAGAGGTCTGCCCCCCAGGTTCAATCTCAAGTATATCTCGCACCTAAAGGTTGAAGGGGCTAACAGAAGCGTCGAAAACGGCCAAGTGCAGTACCTCGGAGGCAAGTTCGTCTCTATGGATGCGAAGAGAATTATGGTCTCCTTAGCTTCCCTTAGGAGGGAGTACCTATATCTCACGGCCAAGGAAGTCAGGATAACCGTGAACGGCAAGACGGGCATTCCCCTCGATGGCTTCACCAAGGTCGGTAACAACACCTACGTTGGCAGGGACGTCACCCTCAAAATTCCGGACAGAGTTAGGCTTGACTCCGAGGAGGGACACTTTGAGGCCAGGGACTTCTACTACGTCTTCATCAACCAGATCGGCGGCGGTTTCTTTGGCTATCTCAAGAGAAGCCTGATCATAGCGTCCCTGACAGTCGTGCTAACGCTACTCTTCGCGGTTCCAGCCGCTTACGCCTTTTCGAGGCTCAAGTTCTTCGGCAGGGAGCACATCCTGTACTTTTACCTGATGTTCACGCAGGTTTCCGGAGGCCTTGGGATAGCCGGCTTGGTGGCCCTCTACGGAATGCTCGTTAAGCTCGACCTAACCAACAACATCTACGTCCTCCCCCTCATCTATGCCGCCGGTGGAGTTCCCTTCAACACGTGGCTCCTCAAGAGCTACCTCGACTCCATAAGTCCGGACTTCGACGAGGCCGCGCTGGTGGACGGTGCAAACTACCTCCAGATAATCTGGCACGTGCTACTGCCGATGGCCCTGCCCGGAATAGCTACCGTTGCCATCTTTGCATTCATAGGCGGCTGGACCGAGCTCATTCTTGCAAGCCTTCTTATCGACAACGAAAGCAAATACCCGCTAACGGTGTGGCTTTACAGTATGCTCAACGATCTCAGGAACGTGTCGTGGAACCAGTTCTCCGCGGCGGCACTGCTCTTCGCGCTCCCCGTGTTCATAATGTTCCTGCTGGCCCAGAACTACATCAAGAGTGGCTTAACAGTTGGGGGTCTCAAGGAATGA
- a CDS encoding glucodextranase DOMON-like domain-containing protein, producing MVRWNRKLALSLLLIGVMLVSAFAVNLGGANETTPKPLNVIIVWHQHQPFYYDPVLNVYTRPWVRLHAANDYWKMAHYLSEYPEVHATIDLSGSLIAQIVDYMNGREDTLQLISYKIANGAPLSLDEKWQVLQVPGGFFDHTIPWNGEPVTDRDGNPTRKFWRHYTELKDKLMNAKKKYSNLSLEEQKVKITGEFTEQDYVDLAVYFNLAWIDYGYIVSHPELKAIYDRVDEGNYTREDLKTVLNAQMWLLNHTFEEHERINLLLGNGNVEVTVVPYAHPIGPILNDFGWEGDFDAQVKKADELYREYIGNGTVAPRGGWAAESALNDKTLEILADNGWEWVMTDQMVLERMGIPKTVDNYYHPWVAQFGDRKIYLFPRNHDLSDRVGFRYAGMNQYQAVEDFVNELLKIQKQNYDGSLVYVITLDGENPWEHYPYDGQLFLTQLYKRLTELQEAGLIRTLTPSEYIQLYGDKAKVLTPKMMERLDFTSEERVKALLKAQSLNELYDMAGINEEMQWPESSWIDGTLSTWIGEPQENYAWYWLYLARKTLMEHNASMGLARWENANEYLLRAEGSDWFWWYGKDQDSGQDYAFDRYFKAYLYEIYRLANVTPPDYLYGNYYPDGEPYLRRALDGLKEGQVRTYSSLSPLAENVSVYFDGEGLHFVLNGNLSEFEVSLYEVNRHVGNTFTLLQSRPDELSYSTWPFSKDSVGLMITKHIVYRNGTAELYNATDYDNSTLLGNLTVKKTEDSVDITVPFDNLESPSDFYFAVSTVRNGSLEVISTPVELKLPTQVKGAIIADIKDPEGDDHGPGTYTYPTDGVFKPGVFDLLRFRLLEGADGYIMEFYFKNLGDNPWNGPNGFSLQIIEVYLDYKPGGNTSAIKMFPDGPGANVNLDPEHPWDVAFRIAGWDYGNLIVLPNGTVYQGEMKISTDPTKNAIIVKIPKKYIKIDEDYGLWGDVLTGSQDGYGPDKWRPVAVTAEQWKVGGGDPDAIIAGVEPRVMDELVPPGFKPTQEQQLSSYDAENGKRATVKAISLLKTGIVVKDPEGDDHGPGTYTYPTDPVFVPGAFDLLKFKMVNESDYWHLEFYFKDLGDNPWNGPNGFSLQIIEAYFDFKDGGNTSAIKMFPDGPGANVDLDPSHPWDLALRIAGWDYGNLIVLPNGTVYQGEMKISADPTKNAIIVELPKRYLRVNREYGLYASILTGSQDGYGPDKWRPVAVTAEQWKVGGGDPDAIIAGVEPRVMDELVPPGFKPTQEQQLSSYDAENGKRATVLMITLIKGTSTGGGTTTTTTTPSPTTTTTTSTTTISTTTTTSSSGGGTSSGPTTTTTSTTTTSTTTTTTTPTTTTTSTTTSKKGGWKLCGPAVIVGLALMPLLLRRKL from the coding sequence ATGGTACGGTGGAATAGAAAGCTTGCCCTTTCCCTGCTCCTGATCGGGGTTATGCTCGTGAGTGCGTTCGCTGTAAACCTGGGCGGTGCTAACGAGACCACTCCAAAGCCCCTGAACGTTATCATCGTCTGGCATCAGCACCAGCCCTTCTACTACGATCCAGTCCTCAACGTTTACACGAGGCCATGGGTAAGGTTGCATGCCGCCAACGACTACTGGAAGATGGCCCACTACCTGAGCGAGTATCCAGAAGTGCACGCCACAATCGACCTTTCCGGTTCCCTCATAGCTCAGATAGTGGACTACATGAACGGCCGGGAGGACACCCTTCAGCTCATCAGCTACAAGATCGCGAACGGCGCTCCACTGAGCCTCGACGAAAAATGGCAGGTTCTCCAAGTCCCGGGTGGATTCTTCGACCACACGATCCCCTGGAACGGCGAGCCGGTAACCGATAGGGATGGAAACCCCACGAGAAAGTTCTGGAGGCACTACACCGAGCTCAAAGACAAGCTCATGAACGCGAAGAAGAAGTACTCAAACCTGTCCCTTGAGGAGCAGAAGGTTAAGATAACGGGCGAGTTCACGGAGCAGGACTACGTGGATCTGGCCGTTTATTTCAACTTGGCATGGATAGACTACGGCTATATCGTGAGCCACCCCGAGCTGAAGGCCATCTACGATAGGGTGGATGAGGGCAACTACACAAGGGAGGATCTTAAAACCGTTCTGAACGCCCAGATGTGGCTTCTCAACCACACCTTCGAGGAGCACGAGAGGATAAACCTCCTCCTCGGCAACGGAAACGTCGAGGTCACGGTGGTTCCCTACGCCCACCCGATAGGGCCGATCCTCAACGACTTTGGCTGGGAGGGTGACTTTGACGCACAGGTGAAGAAGGCGGACGAACTTTACCGCGAGTACATCGGGAACGGCACCGTTGCACCGAGGGGAGGCTGGGCCGCCGAATCGGCTCTAAACGATAAGACGCTCGAAATACTGGCTGACAACGGCTGGGAATGGGTAATGACCGATCAGATGGTGCTTGAAAGGATGGGAATTCCAAAGACCGTCGACAACTACTATCACCCCTGGGTGGCCCAGTTCGGCGACAGGAAGATATACCTCTTCCCGAGGAACCACGACCTCAGCGACAGGGTTGGCTTCCGCTACGCCGGCATGAACCAGTACCAGGCCGTTGAGGACTTCGTAAACGAGCTTCTTAAGATTCAGAAGCAGAACTACGACGGTTCCCTCGTCTACGTCATAACCCTCGACGGCGAGAACCCGTGGGAGCACTACCCCTACGACGGTCAGCTCTTCCTCACCCAGCTCTACAAGAGGCTCACCGAACTCCAGGAGGCGGGCCTCATAAGAACGCTGACGCCGAGCGAGTACATCCAGCTCTACGGGGACAAGGCCAAGGTTTTAACACCCAAGATGATGGAGCGCCTCGATTTTACCAGTGAGGAGCGAGTTAAGGCCCTTCTGAAGGCCCAGAGCCTCAACGAGCTCTACGATATGGCCGGGATAAATGAGGAGATGCAGTGGCCCGAGAGCAGCTGGATAGATGGAACACTCTCAACGTGGATCGGTGAGCCCCAGGAGAACTACGCCTGGTACTGGCTTTATCTTGCCAGAAAGACCCTCATGGAGCACAACGCTTCGATGGGCCTTGCTAGGTGGGAGAACGCCAACGAGTACCTACTCAGGGCCGAGGGAAGCGACTGGTTCTGGTGGTATGGCAAGGATCAGGACAGCGGGCAGGATTACGCCTTCGACCGCTACTTCAAAGCCTACCTCTACGAGATCTACCGCCTCGCGAACGTGACCCCGCCGGATTACCTCTACGGCAACTATTATCCTGATGGCGAGCCCTACCTCAGGAGGGCCCTCGACGGACTCAAGGAGGGCCAGGTAAGGACGTACTCAAGCCTCTCCCCCCTTGCCGAGAACGTTAGCGTTTACTTCGACGGTGAGGGGCTTCACTTTGTTCTCAACGGCAACCTGAGCGAGTTTGAGGTGAGCCTGTACGAGGTGAACAGGCACGTTGGGAACACCTTCACCCTGCTCCAGAGCAGACCGGACGAGCTGAGCTATTCAACTTGGCCGTTCTCAAAGGACAGCGTCGGTCTAATGATAACCAAGCATATCGTTTACAGAAACGGCACGGCCGAGCTCTACAACGCAACCGACTACGATAACTCAACCCTCCTCGGCAACCTTACGGTGAAGAAGACCGAAGACTCAGTGGATATCACGGTGCCCTTCGACAACCTCGAGAGCCCCAGCGACTTCTATTTCGCGGTGTCGACCGTGAGAAACGGCAGCCTCGAGGTTATCAGCACACCCGTTGAGCTCAAGCTTCCAACCCAGGTTAAGGGCGCGATCATAGCCGACATAAAGGATCCTGAAGGGGACGACCACGGCCCGGGAACCTACACCTACCCAACGGATGGGGTCTTCAAGCCCGGCGTCTTCGATCTCCTCCGCTTCAGACTCCTCGAAGGAGCCGACGGCTACATCATGGAGTTCTACTTCAAGAACCTTGGCGACAATCCCTGGAACGGGCCGAACGGATTCAGTCTGCAGATAATTGAGGTTTACCTCGACTACAAACCCGGCGGGAACACTTCTGCAATAAAAATGTTCCCGGATGGCCCCGGTGCGAACGTTAACCTCGACCCAGAGCATCCGTGGGACGTGGCGTTCAGAATAGCTGGCTGGGACTACGGCAACCTCATCGTCCTGCCGAACGGTACGGTTTACCAGGGTGAGATGAAGATCTCGACCGATCCAACCAAGAACGCCATAATAGTCAAGATCCCGAAGAAGTACATAAAGATTGACGAGGACTACGGACTCTGGGGAGACGTCCTGACTGGATCGCAGGATGGCTATGGTCCTGACAAGTGGAGACCGGTAGCTGTTACGGCCGAGCAGTGGAAGGTCGGAGGCGGAGATCCAGACGCCATCATAGCGGGCGTTGAGCCAAGGGTGATGGATGAACTCGTGCCGCCTGGCTTTAAACCAACTCAGGAGCAGCAGCTGAGCTCCTACGATGCCGAGAACGGAAAGCGCGCGACAGTTAAGGCGATTTCCCTCCTCAAGACCGGTATAGTCGTCAAGGATCCGGAGGGAGATGATCACGGTCCAGGAACTTACACATATCCAACTGACCCCGTCTTCGTTCCAGGCGCCTTTGATCTCCTCAAGTTTAAAATGGTGAACGAAAGCGACTACTGGCATCTTGAGTTTTACTTCAAGGATCTCGGTGACAATCCCTGGAACGGGCCGAACGGATTCAGCCTCCAGATAATCGAGGCATACTTCGACTTCAAGGACGGAGGCAACACTTCCGCTATAAAGATGTTCCCCGACGGGCCAGGTGCCAACGTTGATCTCGATCCAAGCCATCCCTGGGATCTCGCCCTTAGAATAGCTGGCTGGGACTACGGTAACTTAATTGTTCTCCCAAACGGGACCGTTTACCAGGGTGAGATGAAGATCTCGGCCGATCCAACCAAGAACGCGATAATCGTAGAGCTCCCTAAGAGGTACCTCAGGGTCAACCGGGAGTACGGCCTCTACGCCTCAATACTCACGGGAAGCCAAGACGGTTACGGTCCTGACAAGTGGAGACCAGTAGCTGTTACGGCCGAGCAGTGGAAGGTTGGTGGAGGGGATCCTGATGCCATCATAGCCGGCGTCGAGCCAAGGGTGATGGACGAGCTCGTCCCGCCCGGCTTCAAACCCACTCAGGAGCAGCAGCTGAGCTCTTATGATGCCGAGAACGGAAAGAGGGCCACGGTGCTGATGATAACCCTCATCAAGGGCACATCCACTGGTGGAGGCACTACCACAACAACCACTACACCCAGTCCAACGACCACCACGACTACTTCAACTACCACTATATCAACCACAACAACCACGTCCTCCTCGGGAGGTGGCACCAGCTCTGGGCCAACAACTACGACGACGAGTACCACTACAACTTCAACGACCACAACCACCACTACACCCACCACTACCACAACGTCGACGACAACTTCAAAGAAGGGCGGCTGGAAGCTCTGTGGGCCCGCTGTGATAGTGGGCCTTGCCCTAATGCCGCTCCTTCTACGGAGGAAGCTCTGA